The Henckelia pumila isolate YLH828 chromosome 2, ASM3356847v2, whole genome shotgun sequence genome includes a window with the following:
- the LOC140878614 gene encoding scarecrow-like protein 23 — protein MNSPSNGISGIDSHNVSERNELSQWVEHVTKQLIEDFTEDENDAINFQAKDGAGVASVLFDELRPKNVTRKDSVGSLGFVQHHSHQWCTDHQIEEDENSLSFERGKGLMINARSADETGLKLLGLLLECAAAVSLDNLGEAHRMLLELKQVASPYSSSCAERVVAYFAMAMSSRVISSWLGVSSPLINRKSLHDAFQAYNHISPFVKFAHFTSNQAILEALHRHDKVHILDLDIMQGLQWPALFHILATRAEGPPQVRMTGLGSSMELLVETGTQLSNFARRLGMYFEFHPVDKKCGEITDISKLHMRRGEALAVHWLQHSLYDATGPDWKTLRLLQGISPRVITLVEQEIAFEGSFLDRFVSSLHYYSTIFDSLGNFLARDNPARHRVEHSLLHREINNVLAIGGPARTGEDKFRHWRNELSRNGFVPIPMSTNSMAQAQLMLNMFPPAHGYSLEQRDGTLRLGWKGTSLYTASAWTSIHPLT, from the coding sequence ATGAACTCCCCCAGTAATGGCATTTCAGGGATTGATTCTCATAACGTTTCGGAGAGAAACGAATTGTCTCAATGGGTGGAACATGTTACTAAGCAGCTCATTGAAGACTTCACTGAAGACGAAAACGACGCCATCAATTTCCAAGCAAAGGATGGCGCGGGTGTGGCTTCAGTGCTGTTTGATGAGTTACGGCCGAAAAACGTGACAAGAAAGGATTCTGTTGGGAGCCTGGGATTTGTGCAGCACCATTCTCATCAATGGTGCACTGATCATCAGATTGAGGAAGATGAAaatagtttgagttttgagaggGGTAAAGGGCTTATGATCAATGCTAGATCAGCCGATGAAACCGGGTTGAAGTTACTTGGTCTTTTGTTGGAATGTGCTGCTGCTGTATCTCTGGATAATCTTGGTGAAGCCCACAGAATGTTGCTTGAGCTTAAGCAAGTTGCTTCCCCTTATAGTTCTTCTTGTGCAGAAAGAGTCGTCGCTTATTTCGCAATGGCTATGTCTAGCAGGGTGATCAGCTCTTGGCTGGGGGTGTCCTCACCTCTGATCAATCGCAAATCTCTGCATGATGCCTTCCAAGCATACAACCATATTTCCCCATTCGTGAAGTTTGCTCATTTTACGTCGAACCAGGCAATCTTGGAGGCGTTGCATCGCCACGACAAGGTTCATATTCTTGATCTTGATATTATGCAAGGCTTGCAATGGCCGGCCTTGTTTCATATCCTGGCCACTCGGGCTGAGGGGCCACCGCAAGTGCGAATGACCGGTCTGGGGAGCTCGATGGAGCTACTGGTGGAGACTGGGACTCAGCTCTCCAATTTCGCCAGGCGCCTTGGAATGTACTTTGAGTTCCATCCAGTAGACAAGAAATGTGGGGAAATAACAGATATCTCTAAGCTTCATATGAGAAGAGGTGAAGCATTAGCAGTGCACTGGCTGCAGCACTCTTTATACGACGCAACCGGGCCGGACTGGAAGACACTGAGACTCCTCCAGGGGATCAGCCCCCGAGTGATCACACTGGTGGAGCAAGAGATTGCATTCGAGGGCTCATTTTTAGACAGGTTTGTTAGCTCCCTACACTATTACTCGACCATTTTCGACTCTCTGGGAAATTTCTTGGCTCGCGACAATCCAGCCCGACACAGAGTGGAGCACAGCCTCTTACATAGGGAGATCAACAACGTGCTGGCGATTGGGGGCCCTGCCAGGACTGGGGAGGACAAGTTCAGGCACTGGAGGAACGAGCTTTCGAGGAACGGATTCGTCCCGATACCGATGAGCACAAACTCAATGGCTCAAGCACAACTGATGCTGAACATGTTTCCACCAGCACATGGCTATAGCCTTGAGCAGAGAGATGGAACATTAAGGCTGGGATGGAAGGGAACTAGCCTGTATACTGCTTCTGCTTGGACTTCTATACATCCTCTAACATAG
- the LOC140878621 gene encoding uncharacterized protein, with product MDSAKSWFQKFQPRDRSKSSIKKESMGSAREDRAPLSAEEASNLTKQRVAAAKQYIENHYKEQKKNLQERRERRNLLEKKLADADVSEEDQSNQLKFLEKKETVYMRLQRHKMGADDFELLTMIGKGAFGEVRVCREKTTGHVYAMKKLKKSEMLRRGQVEHVKAERNLLAEVDSNCIVKLYCSFQDEEYLYLIMEYLPGGDMMTLLMRKDILTEDEARFYVAETILAIESIHKHNYIHRDIKPDNLLLDRYGHLRLSDFGLCKPLDCSILQEDFSVGDRFGGTSRSDERPAAPKRTQQEQLQHWQKNRRMLAYSTVGTPDYIAPEVLLKKGYGLECDWWSLGAIMFEMLVGFPPFYSDDPMTTCRKIVNWRTHLKFPEEAKLSSEARDLISRLLCNVNQRLGSNGAGEIKVHPWFKGVNWDNIYHIEAAFLPEVKDELDTQNFEKFEESEHHSQASSKSGPWRKMLSSKDVNFVGYTYKNFEIVNDYQTPGMAELKKKNTKSKRPTIMSLFEEESES from the exons ATGGATTCAGCGAAGAGTTGGTTCCAGAAGTTTCAGCCAAGAGATCGCTCAAAGTCATCCATTAAAAAGGAGTCAATGGGTAGTGCAAGAGAAGATCGAGCGCCCCTTTCAGCTGAGGAAGCCTCAAATCTCACGAAACAGAGGGTTGCTGCAGCGAAGCAATATATTGAAAACCATTACAAGGAGCAGAAGAAAAATCTTCAGGAAAGAAGAGAGCG GcgtaatttacttgaaaaaaaGTTAGCTGATGCTGATGTATCTGAGGAAGATCAAAGTAACCAGCTTAAGTTTTTAGAGAAGAAGGAAACTGTATATATGCGCCTTCAGAGACACAAAATGGGTGCTGATGACTTTGAATTACTGACAATGATTGGAAAGGGGGCTTTTGGGGAG GTTAGAGTCTGTAGGGAAAAGACTACAGGGCATGTATATGCGATGAAAAAGCTTAAGAAATCAGAAATGCTTCGTAGAGGCCAG GTTGAACATGTGAAAGCTGAAAGGAATCTGCTTGCGGAGGTGGACAGTAATTGCATTGTTAAGCTATATTGCTCTTTTCAAGATGAAGAATACTTGTATCTTATCATGGAGTATTTGCCTGGTGGAGATATGATGACATTACTGATGAGGAAAGATATCTTGACTGAAGACGAAGCCAGATTTTATGTAGCAGAGACAATTTTAGCCATTGAGTCTATccacaaacacaattatatACATAG AGATATCAAGCCAGATAACTTACTACTCGATAGATATGGTCATTTAAGATTATCTGATTTTGGACTCTGCAAGCCTTTAGACTGTAGTATTCTTCAAGAAGACTTTTCAGTTGGAGACAGGTTTGGTGGAACTTCAAGAAGTGATGAACGCCCTGCAGCTCCAAAACGCACACAACAAGAGCAATTACAACATTGGCAGAAAAATAGGAGAATGCTT gctTATTCTACTGTTGGTACACCTGATTATATTGCTCCAGAAGTTCTTTTGAAGAAGGGTTATGGACTCGAATGTGATTG GTGGTCCCTTGGTGCTATCATGTTTGAAATGCTTGTGGGGTTCCCACCGTTCTATTCTGACGACCCTATGACAACTTGTCGAAAG ATAGTAAACTGGAGAACACATTTAAAATTTCCGGAGGAAGCTAAACTTTCTTCAGAAGCAAGAGACTTGATAAGTAGACTACTTTGCAATGTCAATCAAAGGCTTGGTTCAAATGGTGCGGGTGAAATCAAG GTCCATCCTTGGTTCAAGGGCGTTAATTGGGACAACATATATCATATCGAAGCTGCATTCCTTCCTGAAGTCAAGGATGAGTTGGACACCCAAAATTTTGAGAAGTttgaggag TCTGAGCACCATTCTCAAGCATCATCAAAATCTGGTCCATGGAGAAAG ATGCTTTCTTCCAAAGACGTCAATTTTGTTGGCTACACTTACAAGAACTTTGAAATAGTGAATGACTATCAAACACCTGGAATGG CGGaactaaagaaaaaaaataccaaGTCAAAGAGGCCAACAATCATGTCCTTATTTG AGGAAGAGTCAGAATCGTGA
- the LOC140884304 gene encoding uncharacterized protein At1g03900-like — translation MSYEDDDEETLEHTLLVVREVSVFKIPPRPSSGGYKCGEWLQSDKIWSGRLRVVSCKTRCEIRLEDPNSGELFAACFVNPGQREKAVESVLDSSRYFVLMIEDGSGKHAFIGLGFNERNEAFDFNVALSDHDKYVKREGDEAGSVGGGGERAEEGHIDIHPAVNHRLKEGETIRINVKNKASDGTGMLSAAGLSGAVTGTGKSKTLGLAPPPSGAGKLRSPLPPPPNDPVVAAARMASASHMSALKGTNDNAWDSNDPLSDFSNLENSLPSAADPGSTKTSATSWAAF, via the exons ATGTCGTACGAGGATGACGATGAAGAGACCTTGGAGCACACCCTCCTCGTTGTCCGCGAAGTCTCCGTCTTCAAGATCCCTCCCCGCCCCTCCAGTGGCGGCTACAAGTGCGGCGAGTGGCTGCAGTCCGACAAGATCTGGTCGGGTCGTCTCCGCGTCGTTTCCTGTAAAACTCGATGTGAGATCCGGCTCGAGGACCCCAATTCCGGCGAGTTATTCGCTGCCTGCTTCGTTAACCCGGGGCAGAGGGAGAAAGCGGTTGAATCGGTGCTGGATTCGTCCCGATATTTCGTTTTGATGATCGAGGATGGGAGTGGGAAGCATGCCTTCATAGGTTTAGGGTTTAATGAGAGGAACGAAGCGTTTGATTTCAATGTCGCGTTGTCGGATCATGACAAGTACGTGAAGAGGGAAGGGGATGAGGCTGGGAGCGTTGGTGGTGGTGGGGAACGGGCCGAGGAGGGGCATATTGATATACATCCCGCCGTTAATCACAGATTGAAG GAAGGTGAAACAATTCGAATAAATGTGAAGAATAAGGCATCCGATGGAACGGGCATGCTTTCTGCCGCAGGATTGTCCGGAGCTGTTACTGGAACTGGAAAATCTAAAACTCTTGGTCTTGCTCCCCCGCCCAGTGGAGCCGGGAAACTTAGGTCTCCTCTTCCTCCACCACCTAATGATCCTGTTGTTGCTGCTGCTAGGATGGCATCCGCCAGTCACATGTCTGCTCTGAAGGGAACCAACGACAATGCATGGGATTCAAATGATCCTCTATCCGATTTCTCTAATCTTGAG AATAGCCTCCCTTCCGCGGCTGATCCGGGGTCTACTAAAACTTCTGCAACCAGCTGGGCAGCATTTTGA